Sequence from the Clostridium saccharobutylicum DSM 13864 genome:
CTATTTGAAAGAAAAATTATATTTGTAGATGATTTTGTCGAATATGTTTTTTTCTTTTTAATCTTAAAACTGTAGTTACAACTCCAATAAAGCAAATAAGTGCTGCACTAATATATACATACTTCATTCCAAATATAAAAACATCATTTCTACCTTCAACATATCCAAGTACTTTTTTTCCCATTTTAATACTCATGAAATAATATAAAAGTGATGTAGCCATAGCAACACCTGAAGATTGTCCCAAATTTCTTACAAAAGCATTTATGCTTCCTGCAATACCTAATTTATTACTCGGAGCCGAAGACATAACAAGTGAATTATTAGGTGATAGAAATAATCCATTTCCAATACCTATTAAGGATATATATACAATTAATTCTTGAACAGGTGAGCTTTCATTTAAAGTTGCCATTAATCCCATTCCTATTCCCATAACTATTAAACCAATGAATGTTAAAGACTCTGATCCAATTTTATCAGATAGATGTCCGCTAAAAGGTGCAATTATTGTAATTATAACTGGACAAATCATCATAATCATTCCTGCATAATCCGGAGTCATTTTTAACACATTTTCAAGATAAAATGGTTGAACAATATTATTACTGTTAAATGATGCATAGCATATAAAAGTACATACTATACCTACAGAAAACAGTGAGTTTTTAAATACTGAAAAGTCTATAAGAGGATATTTTTGTTTCTTTTCTACAAGTATAAATACAGCAAACAATAAAGCTGCCATAAAAAAACTAAATATTATTTTACTGTTATCATATCCAATAGTCTGCCCAACTATAAGAGCATAAAATAAAAAGATAACGCTAACGCCAAATATTATAGCACCAGCAAAATCAATATCTTCTTTCTTTTCGTTTAATTTTCTAGGTAACATCTTAAAACCAACTATTGTAGCAATTATTCCAATAGGAACATTTATAAAAAATATATAATTCCAATTTAAATATGAAACTATAAACCCTCCTAAAGGCGGACCTATCATTGTTCCTAAAGCTATAAAAGTTCCTGATATTCCAAGTGCTTTTCCTCTTTCATTTGCAGGAAATACCTGCGTTATAATTCCCTGATTGTTTGCCATAGCAGCCGAAGCCCCTATAGCCTGAACTATTCTAAAAAACACTAAAGATGTAAAAGTCTTTGATAAACCACAGAGTAAAGATCCTATAGTGAATACCAATAACCCCAAATTGAATATTATAGATTTTCCTTTTATATCACCTAATCTTCCAAAAAATAAAATTGTACTGACTATCGTAATAAGATAACAAATTATTATTAATTGTATAGAATACATAGTTACAGAAAACATATTTACCATTACTGGCAATACTACATTTACTATAGTACTATCCAATGTTGCCATAAATGGTAGCAAAACTACTACAGCTAATATTATCCATCTATTTTTATATTCATTCCTTTTCTCTATCTCCATAATAAAAAATCATCTTCTTTCATCAATTATGCTCTACTTCTTCTGAATCACATCTGCATATTGAATAACACTTTTTACTTTGCTGTTAATTATTATATAATTACTACAATATACTGATATTATTTATTTTATTGTAAGCTCCTTACTTTAATCACTCTATTATTTGCATTGAAAAAGAGATAGCCATATCATTATAGCTACCCCTTAATCATAATTTATCTTTAATTTATATTATTCTATCATATAGATTTTGTTCCATTATAATTTTTCCAATATTAATTACTAAAGCAAATTTATAAAAATCCTCAAAAAATTATTCAAATATTTTTTTAACATCTTCTAATATACTAAAATTAGTAAAATCAAAATGAAGTGGTGTTAATGTAACATATCCTTTAGATAGATAATATAAATCTGTTTCATCTTCTTCAATATTGTTTCTTGTTCCTTTTAACTTGTATGATTTATCTTCATCATTACTCTCTACAAGAACATATTCATTATTATATGTTGCTTTACCTATCTTACATACTTTTATTCCCTTTATATCATTATCATTTAAATCTGGGATATTAACATTTAAAACAACATCACTCTTTAAATATTTTTCCTTTGCTACATTTAAAACTTTCATTAGCCACTTTACTGCCTTTGAATAATCTTCATCATCTTTTTCATAATTTACATCCATAGATACAGCAATTGATGGTACACCATAAATTGCTCCCTCTACAGCTGCTGAAACTGTTCCAGAATATAAAATGTCTATTCCTAAGTTTGGTCCTTTATTTATACCCGATATTACAATATCTATATCATCTTGTAAAAAGGATAATCCAATTTGAGTACAGTCAGCTGGTGTTCCTAATACGCTATACGCTTTGCAATCTAATCCTTCTATAGATTCTTCCTTTATTTTTATAGGATTGTGTATTGATATAGAATGACTAGACGCACTCTTTTGTTCTCTAGGTGCAACGATTATTACATTATGCTCTTTAGAAACTTCTTTAGCTAATGAAATTATTCCTGGAGCATTAATTCCATCATCGTTAGTAATTAAAATATTCATAAAACCTCCTAAATTTATAATATATATAGTTTATATCTAACAACATT
This genomic interval carries:
- a CDS encoding MFS transporter → MEIEKRNEYKNRWIILAVVVLLPFMATLDSTIVNVVLPVMVNMFSVTMYSIQLIIICYLITIVSTILFFGRLGDIKGKSIIFNLGLLVFTIGSLLCGLSKTFTSLVFFRIVQAIGASAAMANNQGIITQVFPANERGKALGISGTFIALGTMIGPPLGGFIVSYLNWNYIFFINVPIGIIATIVGFKMLPRKLNEKKEDIDFAGAIIFGVSVIFLFYALIVGQTIGYDNSKIIFSFFMAALLFAVFILVEKKQKYPLIDFSVFKNSLFSVGIVCTFICYASFNSNNIVQPFYLENVLKMTPDYAGMIMMICPVIITIIAPFSGHLSDKIGSESLTFIGLIVMGIGMGLMATLNESSPVQELIVYISLIGIGNGLFLSPNNSLVMSSAPSNKLGIAGSINAFVRNLGQSSGVAMATSLLYYFMSIKMGKKVLGYVEGRNDVFIFGMKYVYISAALICFIGVVTTVLRLKRKKHIRQNHLQI
- the surE gene encoding 5'/3'-nucleotidase SurE; translation: MNILITNDDGINAPGIISLAKEVSKEHNVIIVAPREQKSASSHSISIHNPIKIKEESIEGLDCKAYSVLGTPADCTQIGLSFLQDDIDIVISGINKGPNLGIDILYSGTVSAAVEGAIYGVPSIAVSMDVNYEKDDEDYSKAVKWLMKVLNVAKEKYLKSDVVLNVNIPDLNDNDIKGIKVCKIGKATYNNEYVLVESNDEDKSYKLKGTRNNIEEDETDLYYLSKGYVTLTPLHFDFTNFSILEDVKKIFE